One region of Olleya sp. Hel_I_94 genomic DNA includes:
- a CDS encoding DEAD/DEAH box helicase, with product MELKPYQHKVIKDLEHFLSYTQKVATPAKAFNQYWEDKLGIPYTPQLDGSFTGMKPYKDNIPNALHIAIKVPTAGGKTFIACNAIHTINKHFYQGNAKAVVWLVPWSNLLQQTVKNLSDSNHPYREKLNSLFGNRVEVYEKDQLLQGANFNPTSVTEQLNIFVFNFSSLRINSRKKEDRKVFQENGALESFRNTIVDKDLVLPDTDETALINVIRSLNPIVIVDESHNAESDLSVEMLNNLNPSLVLDLTATPKENSNIISFVNALALKKESMVKLPVVVYNHHKKEEVITSALHLQRQLELLAIEEEKLTGKYIRPIVLFQAQSNIKGKNNTTFQKIKEQLIKIKIPEEQIKIKTSGIDELKSIDLMAKDCPVKYIITVNALKEGWDCPNAYILASLADKSSPVEVEQILGRVLRQPYVVKHKEALLNMSFVLTASAKFNETLDSIVKGLQESGFSKDDYYAEEAPEEELTPNEILTDNLFSNEPEPDSYVKSDEDFDVEAVEFNPEEEVTLDTISKQNTLVSHITEKAKVEGQTFEQKVNDIEIDDTTSIFTDIMKTAPKVYKLDSQFKEVATTIKLPQFFKKVEEGELGEVSLFEELNSEDQYLNKVSLLDGFKLSNYSTQVTFDDISKEIYAVDFNEQKKTATAQKVSKRAKEILVDTILSKPKASQVNQISSIIVSKLGDMTPISQQELQKYVSRVFDNLSSEQIRDIVDNDFIYVKKIRDKINELTDTYAKERFKVLIDSNKIIVKDNFEFPETLTFLNPSTTIGKSLYDREASMNNYEQKMIMEVASLENIVFWHRNLERGKGFALNGFSSNHYPDFILYTKKGNIILLETKGDVYDNDDSRNKNILGKTWAEKAGDNFKYFMVFESKQVENTYTARSVIEVIKGL from the coding sequence ATGGAGTTAAAACCATACCAACATAAAGTCATTAAAGATTTAGAGCATTTTTTGTCTTACACACAAAAAGTGGCTACACCTGCCAAAGCATTCAATCAATATTGGGAAGATAAGTTAGGCATACCCTATACCCCACAATTAGATGGTTCTTTTACAGGTATGAAACCTTATAAGGATAATATTCCAAATGCATTACATATAGCCATAAAAGTACCTACTGCTGGTGGTAAAACATTTATTGCATGCAACGCTATACACACCATAAACAAGCATTTTTATCAAGGTAATGCAAAAGCAGTTGTTTGGTTAGTCCCTTGGTCTAATTTATTACAACAAACAGTAAAAAACCTTTCAGACTCTAATCACCCATATAGAGAAAAGTTAAATAGTCTATTTGGCAACAGAGTTGAAGTGTATGAAAAAGACCAACTATTACAAGGTGCAAATTTCAATCCTACTTCTGTAACAGAACAGCTCAATATTTTTGTTTTTAATTTTAGTAGTTTACGCATAAATTCTAGAAAAAAAGAGGATAGAAAAGTGTTTCAAGAAAATGGCGCTTTAGAGTCTTTTAGAAACACTATTGTAGATAAAGACCTTGTGTTACCAGATACAGATGAAACAGCTTTAATTAATGTTATCAGAAGCCTCAACCCTATTGTAATTGTAGACGAAAGCCATAATGCTGAAAGTGATTTAAGTGTTGAAATGCTGAACAATCTAAACCCTTCTTTAGTTTTAGATTTAACCGCTACACCAAAAGAAAACAGTAATATTATTTCTTTTGTAAATGCATTGGCTCTTAAAAAGGAAAGCATGGTCAAACTTCCTGTTGTAGTCTATAATCATCATAAAAAAGAAGAGGTTATAACTAGTGCTCTACACCTACAAAGGCAATTAGAACTTTTAGCTATTGAAGAAGAAAAACTAACAGGGAAATACATTAGACCTATTGTATTATTTCAAGCTCAATCTAACATAAAAGGAAAGAACAACACTACTTTTCAGAAGATTAAAGAGCAGTTAATAAAAATTAAGATTCCAGAGGAACAAATAAAAATAAAAACTAGTGGCATTGATGAGCTAAAAAGTATTGACCTAATGGCTAAAGACTGCCCTGTAAAATATATTATTACCGTAAATGCTTTAAAAGAAGGTTGGGATTGCCCAAATGCATATATTTTAGCATCATTAGCAGACAAATCTTCCCCTGTGGAAGTAGAACAAATTTTAGGTAGAGTTTTAAGACAACCTTATGTGGTAAAGCATAAAGAAGCGTTATTAAATATGTCTTTTGTGTTAACAGCTTCAGCAAAGTTTAATGAGACCTTAGATAGTATTGTTAAAGGTTTGCAAGAATCTGGTTTTAGTAAAGATGATTATTATGCAGAAGAAGCACCTGAAGAAGAATTAACTCCAAATGAAATACTTACAGATAACTTATTTTCAAATGAACCTGAACCTGACAGCTATGTTAAATCTGATGAAGATTTTGATGTAGAAGCTGTTGAGTTTAATCCGGAGGAAGAAGTTACATTAGACACGATTAGTAAGCAAAATACTTTAGTATCTCATATTACAGAAAAGGCAAAAGTTGAAGGACAAACTTTTGAACAGAAAGTAAATGATATTGAAATTGATGATACTACTTCTATTTTTACAGATATTATGAAAACTGCACCTAAAGTTTATAAACTGGACTCCCAATTTAAAGAAGTTGCAACTACTATTAAATTACCTCAATTCTTTAAAAAAGTGGAAGAAGGAGAGCTTGGTGAGGTTAGCCTGTTTGAAGAATTAAATTCTGAAGACCAATACCTAAATAAGGTAAGTTTACTTGATGGTTTTAAGCTATCTAATTACAGTACACAAGTTACTTTTGATGATATTTCTAAAGAGATATACGCAGTAGATTTTAATGAGCAGAAAAAGACTGCTACTGCACAAAAAGTAAGCAAAAGAGCTAAAGAAATTTTAGTTGACACTATATTATCTAAACCTAAAGCATCACAGGTAAACCAAATTAGTAGCATCATAGTTTCTAAACTTGGAGACATGACACCTATTTCGCAACAAGAATTACAAAAATATGTTAGTCGCGTTTTTGATAATCTATCTAGTGAGCAAATTAGAGATATAGTAGATAATGATTTTATTTATGTAAAAAAGATTAGAGATAAAATCAATGAACTAACAGACACTTATGCTAAAGAGCGTTTTAAAGTTCTTATAGATAGTAATAAGATTATTGTAAAAGACAATTTTGAATTCCCTGAAACATTAACCTTTTTAAACCCTAGTACCACTATTGGCAAATCTCTATATGATAGAGAAGCTAGCATGAACAATTATGAGCAAAAAATGATTATGGAAGTAGCTTCACTTGAAAACATAGTCTTTTGGCATAGAAACCTTGAAAGAGGTAAAGGGTTTGCTTTAAATGGGTTTAGTTCTAACCATTATCCAGACTTTATTCTTTACACTAAAAAAGGAAACATCATACTATTAGAAACCAAAGGAGATGTGTATGATAATGATGACAGTAGAAATAAAAATATTTTAGGTAAGACTTGGGCTGAAAAAGCAGGAGATAACTTTAAATACTTTATGGTATTTGAATCTAAACAGGTTGAAAATACTTATACAGCTAGAAGTGTAATTGAAGTGATTAAAGGGCTATAA